One Mugil cephalus isolate CIBA_MC_2020 chromosome 8, CIBA_Mcephalus_1.1, whole genome shotgun sequence genomic window carries:
- the LOC125012313 gene encoding BRI3-binding protein: MKGIRFFVVFLALSASLLCTTEAGRSRTSNQNSFRRAANGIYQTLSSVFGEDNIRGLYKFFSKATERFVHGVDSFLDTIWKIWSDLLDVMGIDSSNLSHYFSPTSLTNSPARALLLVAAVLLAYWFLSLFLGGFFYLLHAVFGRFFWLARVTLFALSCLYILQKFEGDPERAVLPLCFIMAVYFMTGPVGAYWRRGAGAGSLEEKIDHLDTQIRLLNIRLSRVIDSLERPGDQ, encoded by the exons ATGAAAGGAATCAGGTTTTTCGTGGTTTTCTTGGCGCTTTCCGCGTCTTTGCTGTGCACAACCGAGGCGGGCAGGAGCCGGACCAGCAACCAGAACAGCTTCCGACGGGCAGCTAATGGCATCTATCAGACCCTCAGCAGCGTTTTCGGGGAGGACAACATCCGAGGGCTATACAAG TTTTTTTCCAAGGCGACGGAGCGCTTCGTCCATGGAGTGGACTCGTTTCTGGACACCATCTGGAAGATCTGGTCAGATCTGCTCGATGTGATGGGCATCGACT CTTCAAACCTCAGCCACTACTTCAGCCCCACATCCCTCACCAACTCCCCGGCACGCGCCCTCCTCCTGGTTGCCGCCGTGCTCTTGGCCTACTGGTTCCTGTCCTTGTTCCTGGGGGGCTTCTTTTACCTGCTGCACGCCGTGTTCGGACGCTTCTTCTGGCTGGCGCGCGTCACCCTCTTCGCCCTGTCCTGCCTCTACATCCTGCAGAAGTTCGAGGGCGACCCCGAGCGCGCCGTGCTGCCGCTGTGCTTCATCATGGCCGTGTACTTCATGACGGGCCCCGTGGGAGCGTACTGGCGCCGGGGCGCGGGCGCAGGTTCGCTGGAAGAGAAGATCGACCACCTGGACACTCAGATCCGGCTGCTCAACATCAGGCTGAGCCGCGTCATAGACAGCCTGGAGCGCCCCGGGGACCAGTAG